CGAAATGCAGGTCGGTATGGACCAGGACGTCGTTGTTGCTGCGCCGACCCACCGCTCCGCGCGTCTGGCAGACCTCCAGCGCCGCCTCGAGCAGACGCCGTTCGCAGGGCCGGCCCAGCTCTTCCCAGTCGGCCGGCAGCTCGTCGGACAGCTGCTCCGTCCGTTCGGCGAGCGAGGGGACACCGGCCCAGGCGGGGGAGTCGGCGGCCGGCAGCGAGAGCCTGCGCACCAGCCCGCCCCACACCTCGACGGCGGCGTCCATCGGGACGTCACAGAGGCTCCGGTCGGCGTTCAGCCGTTCCAGCAGCAGGGTTCCGCTGTCGGTATGGCTGGCGTACAGCTGCACGGCGCCGTGCCCGGCCCACAGGCCCAGGGCGGCAGGTTCGGTCAGGGCTTCGTCGTGCGGATAGGCGACCTTCAGCACAGCCGCACCCGAGGCGGACATGACCGGCAGGACCAGCGCACCGTGTCCGGACCAGAGGCCGGTGTCCGCGGGCAGATCAA
This genomic interval from Arthrobacter sp. zg-Y820 contains the following:
- a CDS encoding aminoglycoside phosphotransferase family protein, translating into MPQLPLTIPEALHQRYSRDRSGRTWLAALPLLVAEAMERWDLALDLPADTGLWSGHGALVLPVMSASGAAVLKVAYPHDEALTEPAALGLWAGHGAVQLYASHTDSGTLLLERLNADRSLCDVPMDAAVEVWGGLVRRLSLPAADSPAWAGVPSLAERTEQLSDELPADWEELGRPCERRLLEAALEVCQTRGAVGRRSNNDVLVHTDLHFGNILYRGRDGDGGSSEACGFVAIDPQAMVGEAEFAAAPMLWNRTEELGSVRPEAALRGRLARLCAAGGLDPEAARQWSVLREVANALEYTRAGQRKNAARSVWVATAIAG